A genomic segment from Desulfurispirillum indicum S5 encodes:
- the nrfD gene encoding NrfD/PsrC family molybdoenzyme membrane anchor subunit, with protein MDFLQSLTTIASITPNRPWGLDVPNYFWFTGSSAAAFIISSFAHVFGMRKYKPIAGFSLLLAFVLLAAAPFNLIDDLRQPGRILNFFAYGWENFLTSPMKWGVLLLLAYPLLILFEALVLYRPFFVRQAESARSAFAGRWFRMMALGNMRTDEASLARDERRGLILGIIGIPLALSVHGYTGYILGVVHANPLWSTPLMPILFLASAMVSGTGLLIILLPLVQKFFTPMGRVDGDMMRELARLLGWFIIIDLVIRFFWLTFAMPFAGEERFVLQAFFQHHFFDVVYIEYLLCLFVPLAIAFSPLARRTGWVFAAGLIAAVGVWLFRWNTVIGGQTIGRTATGFLEYSPHWFGQGSITAVMANWGVFIALLALVMVLFPWDKEMAVHYKGGSHGEK; from the coding sequence ATGGATTTTCTGCAATCGCTGACCACCATAGCGTCCATCACTCCCAATCGCCCCTGGGGGCTGGATGTTCCCAACTACTTCTGGTTTACGGGCAGCAGCGCGGCGGCCTTTATCATCTCCAGCTTTGCCCATGTTTTCGGCATGCGCAAATACAAGCCCATTGCGGGATTCTCCCTGCTGCTGGCGTTTGTGCTGCTGGCGGCGGCGCCCTTCAACCTCATCGACGACCTGCGCCAGCCGGGCCGTATCCTCAACTTCTTCGCCTACGGCTGGGAGAATTTCCTCACTTCGCCCATGAAGTGGGGGGTGCTGCTGTTGCTGGCGTATCCGCTGCTGATTCTCTTCGAGGCTCTGGTGCTCTACCGTCCCTTCTTTGTCCGCCAGGCCGAGTCGGCCCGCAGCGCCTTTGCCGGTCGCTGGTTCCGCATGATGGCCCTGGGGAATATGCGCACCGATGAAGCGTCCCTGGCCCGCGATGAAAGACGCGGCCTCATTCTGGGTATCATCGGTATCCCTCTGGCCCTCAGCGTCCACGGTTACACGGGCTACATCCTGGGTGTGGTGCACGCCAACCCGCTGTGGAGCACTCCCCTCATGCCCATTCTCTTCCTGGCCTCGGCCATGGTTTCCGGCACTGGTCTGCTCATCATTCTGCTGCCTCTGGTGCAGAAATTCTTCACCCCCATGGGCCGCGTCGATGGCGACATGATGCGCGAGCTGGCGCGTCTGCTGGGCTGGTTTATCATCATCGACCTGGTGATCCGCTTTTTCTGGCTCACCTTCGCCATGCCCTTTGCCGGTGAGGAGCGCTTTGTGCTGCAGGCCTTCTTCCAGCATCACTTCTTCGATGTCGTGTACATCGAATACCTGCTCTGCCTGTTCGTCCCCCTGGCCATCGCCTTCAGCCCCCTGGCAAGGCGCACGGGCTGGGTCTTTGCCGCCGGCCTCATCGCCGCTGTCGGCGTGTGGCTCTTTCGCTGGAATACGGTTATCGGTGGCCAGACCATTGGCCGCACGGCCACGGGTTTTCTGGAGTACAGCCCCCACTGGTTCGGCCAGGGCAGCATAACTGCCGTCATGGCCAACTGGGGTGTTTTTATCGCCCTGCTCGCCCTGGTGATGGTGCTCTTCCCCTGGGACAAGGAGATGGCGGTACACTATAAAGGAGGAAGTCATGGAGAAAAATAG
- a CDS encoding response regulator transcription factor: MKYFIEDAPVPMSISAREVLRSQLLLFAEDDDQTRQMFLPYFSAIFQRVLEAQNGIEALEMYQIHQPPVMVVDIDMPYLSGLELIKKLRRENANCRIIITSAYTDQRYLLDAVELDISRYLVKPIFKNDLDTALEKVAREIAGELGKAIGFGDGWQYDPATRCLSLQGTIIDLTPLERQLLHLLITNSHRVVEYAEIENRVWCDRDMTHDALKSVVRELRRKVGRSCILNVSGTGYRFCDNGGTS; this comes from the coding sequence ATGAAGTACTTCATCGAGGATGCCCCTGTGCCAATGAGCATTTCCGCCCGTGAGGTTCTGCGCAGCCAGCTGCTCCTGTTTGCCGAGGACGATGACCAGACCCGCCAGATGTTTCTGCCGTATTTTTCTGCCATCTTTCAGAGGGTGCTTGAGGCACAGAACGGCATTGAGGCTCTGGAAATGTACCAGATTCACCAGCCACCCGTGATGGTGGTGGATATTGATATGCCCTACCTGAGCGGCCTTGAACTGATCAAAAAACTGCGGCGCGAAAATGCAAACTGCCGCATTATCATCACCAGCGCCTACACGGATCAACGTTACCTGCTGGACGCGGTGGAGCTTGACATCAGCCGCTATCTGGTGAAACCCATATTCAAAAATGACCTGGATACGGCCCTGGAGAAGGTTGCCCGCGAAATTGCCGGTGAGCTGGGGAAGGCCATCGGTTTTGGCGATGGCTGGCAGTATGATCCCGCCACCCGCTGCCTGTCCCTTCAGGGCACGATTATCGACCTGACACCCCTGGAGCGGCAGCTTCTGCATCTGCTGATTACCAACAGCCACCGGGTGGTGGAATACGCGGAAATCGAGAACCGGGTATGGTGTGACCGCGACATGACCCACGACGCGCTGAAAAGTGTCGTTCGGGAGTTGCGGCGCAAGGTGGGGCGATCCTGCATCCTGAATGTTTCGGGGACGGGTTACCGCTTTTGCGATAACGGAGGAACGTCATGA
- a CDS encoding molybdopterin-dependent oxidoreductase, translating into MEKNRRQFLLGTAAVAGLGAVAGYSETLSSVVTLGDKGERMADPVYGQAEEPEFTIDSDGKAQPNPRYRVAASVCNGCTTHCGVRVKIDRETNQVVRVSGNPYNLLSSDPWLPYQTPLGESFTRTSGFQEQGNANRSTACARGNMVFDKLNDPFRVLRPLKRVGKRGEDKWEPISVEQLMREIVEGGDLFGEGHVDGLRALRDIETPIDAGNPEMGPKANQLAIFGTGDEGRQAFIVQRFAQSFGTPNFFGHTSICGLSMRAGEAAFLSGLGADPHLKPDFEECEFLLTIGTSPAQAGNPFKRQAKLLARARSDKNLKYVVVGPMLTNCDSIACGERSRWLPIKPGEDLALVMGMIRWIVENDRHNAHYLGIPSQQAMQAAGEPSFTNASHLVVQSGERQGHILKDGDDALVIDERDGALKKASEVLQARLEVDGEVQWQGHRYQVKSAFTLMKEAAQEHTLEEYSRFCGVPVNDIIDLAREFTSHGRKAAIDCHGGTMHTTGYYTTYAIMMLGALIGNLNYRGGMSVGGGKFRDFNGAAYNLVGYAGKVQPRGYRADRARRAYENTKEYRDRVAAGQNPYPARDTWYPFARALESEVIVSSIKEYPYKLKALISWNANFIYGQSGIEHLLDDLKDPQRSIPLIIAIDPFINESSRYADYIIPDAVLYETWGVVRPWNGYLTRANNFRYPVLPAPQERFANGEPITMDSFVIELGKYMGLPGFGPGAINGTDGKKYAMDRPEDFYLRAFENVALDGQPVPDISDEEIRLAGLEGYVDTLKRVNGENWRKVAYCMARGGRYDGKERAYNGAVLGQTYKQPISVYSEQVGNHRNSLTGEKFSGVPRYFPQSYTDGTPLSSSFDPQKFSLRAFSYKSSVLSQAVAASDAITQLRYTTYVDLNPATARKLGLQHGDEVEVQSPAAAIRGLLRLRQGVHPEAVAIEHGAGREGEGAITLTVGGQTLKGRINRKSGLNINKLGLTDQSRDGVATLADIVVGSNARQAIPVRVSRV; encoded by the coding sequence ATGGAGAAAAATAGACGTCAATTTCTGCTGGGCACTGCCGCGGTGGCGGGCCTGGGCGCGGTGGCCGGCTACAGCGAAACCCTCAGTTCCGTGGTGACCCTTGGCGACAAGGGCGAGCGCATGGCCGACCCGGTCTATGGTCAGGCGGAAGAGCCGGAATTCACCATAGACAGCGACGGCAAGGCGCAGCCCAACCCCCGCTATCGTGTGGCTGCTTCGGTGTGTAATGGCTGTACGACCCACTGTGGCGTGCGGGTGAAAATAGACCGCGAGACCAATCAGGTGGTGCGCGTCAGCGGCAACCCCTACAACCTGCTTTCCAGCGATCCATGGCTGCCCTACCAGACGCCCCTTGGCGAGAGCTTCACCCGCACTTCCGGCTTTCAGGAGCAGGGGAATGCCAACCGCTCCACTGCCTGCGCGCGGGGCAATATGGTCTTTGACAAGCTCAATGACCCCTTCCGGGTACTGCGCCCTCTCAAGCGGGTGGGCAAGCGCGGAGAAGACAAGTGGGAGCCCATCAGCGTCGAACAGCTGATGCGGGAAATCGTGGAGGGGGGAGACCTCTTTGGCGAAGGGCATGTGGATGGCCTGCGCGCTCTTCGCGATATCGAAACGCCCATCGACGCGGGAAATCCGGAGATGGGGCCCAAAGCAAACCAGCTGGCCATTTTCGGTACCGGCGATGAGGGGCGTCAGGCCTTTATCGTTCAGCGCTTTGCCCAGTCCTTCGGCACTCCAAACTTCTTTGGGCACACTTCCATCTGCGGTCTGTCCATGCGCGCCGGCGAGGCGGCTTTTCTTTCCGGACTGGGGGCTGATCCCCACCTGAAGCCCGATTTTGAAGAGTGCGAATTTCTGCTGACTATCGGCACGTCGCCTGCCCAGGCAGGCAATCCGTTCAAGCGCCAGGCCAAGCTTCTGGCCCGCGCCCGCAGCGACAAGAATCTGAAGTATGTGGTGGTGGGGCCCATGCTCACCAACTGCGACAGCATTGCCTGCGGTGAGCGCTCACGGTGGCTGCCCATCAAGCCCGGCGAGGATCTGGCCCTGGTCATGGGGATGATTCGCTGGATTGTGGAGAACGATCGCCACAACGCCCACTACCTCGGCATTCCCTCCCAGCAGGCCATGCAGGCGGCAGGGGAACCAAGCTTTACCAATGCCTCCCACCTTGTGGTACAGAGTGGTGAGCGCCAGGGGCATATTCTGAAAGACGGCGATGATGCCCTGGTGATAGATGAACGCGATGGGGCTCTCAAAAAGGCTTCCGAAGTTCTGCAGGCCCGCCTGGAAGTTGACGGCGAAGTGCAGTGGCAGGGCCACCGCTATCAGGTGAAAAGCGCCTTCACTCTCATGAAGGAAGCGGCCCAGGAGCATACTCTGGAAGAGTATTCGCGCTTCTGCGGTGTGCCGGTGAACGATATTATCGACCTGGCCCGCGAATTCACCAGCCATGGTCGCAAAGCGGCCATCGACTGCCACGGTGGCACCATGCACACCACTGGTTACTACACCACCTACGCCATCATGATGCTGGGCGCGCTCATCGGAAACCTCAACTACCGTGGTGGCATGAGTGTGGGCGGCGGCAAGTTCCGCGATTTCAATGGCGCGGCCTACAACCTGGTCGGCTATGCCGGCAAGGTGCAGCCTCGCGGCTACCGCGCCGACCGCGCCCGTCGTGCCTACGAAAACACCAAGGAGTACCGCGATCGCGTGGCTGCGGGTCAGAACCCCTATCCGGCGCGGGATACCTGGTATCCCTTTGCCCGTGCCCTGGAGTCGGAGGTGATCGTCTCCAGCATCAAGGAGTACCCCTACAAGCTCAAGGCCCTCATCAGCTGGAATGCCAACTTCATCTATGGCCAGTCGGGTATTGAGCACCTGCTGGACGACCTGAAAGATCCCCAGCGCAGCATTCCCCTGATCATCGCCATTGATCCCTTTATCAATGAATCGAGCCGCTATGCCGACTATATTATTCCCGACGCGGTGCTCTATGAAACCTGGGGGGTCGTGCGCCCCTGGAATGGTTACCTGACCCGCGCCAACAACTTCCGCTACCCGGTGCTCCCCGCGCCCCAGGAGCGCTTTGCCAATGGCGAACCCATCACCATGGACAGTTTTGTGATTGAGCTTGGCAAGTACATGGGACTGCCGGGCTTTGGTCCAGGCGCCATCAATGGCACCGATGGGAAGAAGTACGCCATGGATCGTCCAGAAGACTTCTACCTGCGCGCTTTCGAAAACGTGGCCCTGGATGGGCAACCTGTGCCTGACATCAGTGACGAGGAAATCAGGCTGGCAGGGCTCGAGGGGTATGTTGACACCCTGAAGCGCGTCAACGGCGAGAACTGGCGCAAGGTGGCCTACTGCATGGCGCGGGGCGGGCGCTACGACGGCAAGGAGCGCGCCTATAACGGAGCCGTGCTCGGCCAGACCTACAAACAGCCCATCAGTGTCTATAGCGAACAGGTGGGCAACCACCGCAACAGCCTCACGGGAGAAAAATTCAGCGGCGTCCCCCGCTACTTCCCCCAGAGCTATACCGATGGCACCCCCCTGAGCAGCAGCTTCGACCCACAGAAGTTTTCGCTGCGCGCCTTCAGCTATAAGTCCAGCGTACTCTCCCAGGCAGTGGCCGCCAGCGACGCCATCACTCAGCTGCGGTACACCACCTATGTGGATCTCAACCCCGCCACCGCCAGAAAACTTGGCCTGCAGCACGGCGACGAGGTTGAAGTGCAATCTCCCGCTGCCGCTATCCGTGGTCTGTTGCGCCTGCGCCAGGGAGTGCATCCCGAAGCCGTGGCCATTGAACACGGAGCCGGCAGGGAGGGAGAAGGCGCCATCACCCTGACAGTTGGCGGACAGACCCTCAAGGGACGCATCAACCGCAAGAGTGGCCTGAATATCAACAAGCTTGGCCTGACCGACCAGAGCCGTGACGGCGTGGCAACCCTGGCCGATATCGTGGTGGGCTCCAACGCTCGCCAGGCCATCCCGGTACGAGTGAGCAGGGTATAG
- a CDS encoding Fic family protein, which produces MDKKYHPPFTITPSILNLVARISELIGGLDARLDHESALRLRRINRIRTIQGSLAIEGNTLSEEQITAILDGKHVVAPPKDVQEARNALAAYDCLESWSAHSESDLLAAHDRLMAGLIDEVGMYRRSGVGVMADGEVIHMAPPAGRVPILMSELLQWLANTDVHPLIASSVFHYEFEFIHPFADGNGRMGRLWQTLILFRWNPLFADVPVENLVHAHQSEYYTALQESTRQTDSAPFIEFMLRMIISALQGITPQVTPQVTPQVRELLRALKGEMGREALQAALELHDRKSFRERYLRPALAVGLIAMTLPDKPNSRLQQYRLTDKGRKYLAALQQKDTP; this is translated from the coding sequence ATGGACAAGAAATACCACCCCCCATTCACCATAACTCCATCCATACTGAACCTCGTGGCCCGCATCAGTGAGCTGATTGGGGGCCTGGACGCCCGGTTGGATCACGAGAGCGCCCTGCGCCTTCGGCGCATCAATCGCATTCGCACCATTCAGGGGTCGCTGGCCATTGAAGGCAATACGCTCAGTGAAGAGCAGATAACCGCGATTCTGGATGGCAAGCACGTTGTGGCACCGCCGAAGGATGTTCAGGAGGCGCGCAATGCTTTGGCGGCCTATGACTGCCTGGAAAGCTGGTCTGCCCATTCGGAGAGTGATCTGCTGGCTGCCCATGACAGGTTAATGGCCGGGCTGATTGATGAAGTGGGGATGTACCGCCGCAGTGGTGTTGGGGTGATGGCTGATGGTGAGGTAATCCATATGGCTCCACCCGCCGGTCGCGTACCTATTCTGATGTCAGAGCTGCTGCAATGGCTTGCGAATACCGATGTTCACCCCCTGATTGCCAGCAGTGTCTTCCACTACGAGTTCGAGTTTATTCACCCCTTTGCCGATGGCAATGGCCGCATGGGTCGGCTGTGGCAAACGCTCATACTTTTTCGCTGGAACCCGCTCTTTGCGGATGTTCCCGTGGAAAACCTGGTCCATGCCCACCAGTCCGAGTACTACACGGCGCTGCAGGAAAGTACGCGTCAAACAGACTCGGCTCCCTTTATTGAATTCATGCTGCGCATGATTATCAGCGCCTTGCAAGGGATCACCCCCCAAGTCACCCCCCAAGTCACCCCCCAAGTCAGGGAGCTTCTGCGCGCACTCAAAGGAGAAATGGGCCGTGAAGCGCTGCAGGCAGCGCTGGAATTGCATGATCGCAAGTCTTTCCGCGAGCGGTATCTCAGGCCCGCTCTGGCAGTCGGATTGATTGCAATGACGCTTCCTGATAAACCCAACAGCCGTCTGCAGCAGTATCGCCTGACGGACAAAGGACGAAAATACCTTGCCGCACTCCAGCAAAAGGACACGCCATGA
- the dsrO gene encoding sulfate reduction electron transfer complex DsrMKJOP subunit DsrO, with protein sequence MGEHKLKRRHFVKGLGAWTLAAGAAAQAQAISLRNPGRDQEDPRYVGQTGKRFGMVIDLRKCVGCQACSGACKVENKTPKGHFRTWVSEYERGEYPAVHKVFLPQLCNHCAEPSCVRVCPTGATFSREDGVVMVDDKVCWGCGYCINACPYDKRYFHPAAKTVDKCTLCAHRMDKGLLPACVESCVGGARISGDLNDKNSEISRLLGAYSVSVLKPSQGNRPQVYYIGLDGSVQNAPVGTLNLDDLARQRDGLPRREWQTTYK encoded by the coding sequence ATGGGTGAACACAAACTCAAACGGCGTCATTTCGTCAAAGGATTGGGTGCCTGGACACTGGCGGCCGGAGCGGCGGCTCAGGCCCAGGCCATCTCCCTGCGCAATCCCGGTCGTGACCAGGAGGACCCGCGCTACGTGGGGCAGACGGGGAAGCGTTTCGGCATGGTCATCGACCTGCGCAAATGCGTGGGCTGCCAGGCGTGCAGCGGTGCCTGCAAGGTCGAAAACAAAACCCCCAAAGGCCATTTTCGTACCTGGGTTTCCGAGTACGAGCGTGGCGAGTACCCGGCGGTACACAAGGTCTTTTTACCCCAGCTGTGCAATCACTGCGCTGAGCCTTCCTGTGTCAGGGTCTGCCCTACCGGTGCCACTTTTTCCCGCGAGGACGGGGTCGTCATGGTGGACGACAAGGTGTGCTGGGGATGCGGATACTGCATCAATGCCTGTCCCTATGACAAGCGCTACTTTCATCCCGCTGCCAAAACCGTCGACAAGTGCACCCTGTGCGCCCACCGCATGGACAAGGGTCTGCTGCCTGCCTGCGTGGAGAGCTGTGTCGGGGGAGCCCGCATCAGTGGCGATCTCAATGACAAGAATTCCGAGATTTCCCGTCTGCTGGGTGCCTACTCTGTCTCCGTCCTCAAACCTTCCCAGGGCAATCGCCCCCAGGTGTACTACATCGGCCTGGATGGATCGGTGCAGAATGCTCCCGTGGGTACGCTGAATCTCGATGACCTGGCCCGCCAGCGCGACGGATTGCCCCGTCGTGAGTGGCAGACGACGTACAAGTGA
- the glgA gene encoding glycogen synthase GlgA, with protein sequence MEDLRVLFVSSEVEPFVKSGGLADVSSALPRALKKRGVDIRIILPLYGKIDRQRYNIQPCLPSLCVHMGDREEWFALHHTKRDGVDIYFVECEKYFGRAELYHTREGEYQDNPRRFAFFSRAALQVAHDLCFSPGIIHCNDWQTSLIPAFLKLDHDPFFQHTKTLLTIHNIGYQGIFTPDVLTYARINRQHFHAGTFESFGAMNFLKGGIVFADAVTTVSPTYRHEICGPIGSGGLHDVLRAKGDNLVGILNGVDYSAWCPATDPHIPKRYNVRSLHFKRDNKAALQERMGLEKRHDLPLFGFVGRFAHQKGLDLLQGAIEAAVVNMHCQMVVVGSGEQEYERFFGELPQHYPGRIGSYIGYSEELAHLVEAGADFFLMPSRYEPCGLNQMYSLAYGTLPVVRATGGLEDTVENYDELTGKGTGFKFHDMTISALYNTIGWAISTWYDRPQHIEAMRQRAMKRDFSWDKPARQYRELYGKLAGE encoded by the coding sequence ATGGAAGACCTGCGCGTTCTTTTTGTCTCCAGCGAAGTTGAGCCCTTTGTCAAATCCGGCGGTCTGGCCGATGTCAGCTCTGCCCTGCCCCGCGCCCTGAAAAAGCGGGGTGTGGATATACGTATCATTCTTCCCCTCTACGGAAAAATCGACCGTCAGCGCTATAATATTCAGCCCTGCCTGCCTTCACTGTGCGTGCACATGGGCGACCGTGAGGAGTGGTTTGCCCTGCACCACACCAAACGCGATGGTGTGGATATCTACTTTGTGGAGTGCGAGAAGTACTTTGGCCGCGCGGAGCTCTACCACACCCGCGAAGGGGAGTATCAGGACAATCCCCGGCGCTTTGCCTTTTTCAGCCGCGCCGCGCTGCAGGTGGCCCATGATCTGTGCTTTTCGCCCGGGATTATTCACTGCAACGACTGGCAGACCAGTCTGATTCCCGCCTTTCTCAAACTGGACCACGATCCCTTTTTCCAGCATACCAAAACCCTGCTGACCATCCACAATATAGGCTATCAGGGCATCTTTACACCAGATGTACTGACCTACGCCCGCATCAACCGTCAGCATTTTCACGCCGGAACCTTTGAGTCCTTCGGCGCCATGAACTTCCTCAAGGGCGGTATCGTCTTCGCCGACGCCGTCACCACTGTCAGCCCCACGTACCGTCACGAAATCTGCGGACCCATTGGCTCCGGGGGCCTGCACGACGTGCTGCGCGCCAAGGGGGACAATCTGGTGGGCATCCTCAACGGCGTGGACTACAGCGCCTGGTGCCCCGCCACCGATCCTCATATTCCCAAGCGCTACAACGTGCGCAGCCTGCACTTCAAACGGGACAACAAAGCCGCTCTGCAGGAGCGCATGGGCCTGGAAAAGCGCCATGACCTGCCGCTGTTTGGTTTCGTGGGCCGCTTTGCCCATCAGAAGGGGCTGGATCTGCTGCAGGGGGCCATCGAAGCCGCCGTAGTCAACATGCATTGCCAGATGGTCGTGGTTGGCAGTGGGGAGCAGGAGTATGAACGATTCTTCGGCGAACTGCCCCAACACTATCCCGGCCGCATCGGCTCCTACATAGGCTACAGCGAAGAGCTGGCTCACCTGGTGGAAGCCGGGGCCGACTTCTTCCTCATGCCCTCACGTTACGAGCCCTGCGGACTGAATCAGATGTACAGCCTGGCCTATGGCACCCTGCCCGTGGTGCGCGCCACTGGCGGACTGGAAGACACGGTGGAAAATTACGATGAACTCACCGGCAAAGGCACCGGCTTCAAGTTCCACGACATGACCATCAGCGCCCTCTACAACACCATTGGCTGGGCCATCAGCACCTGGTACGACCGCCCCCAGCACATTGAAGCCATGCGCCAGCGCGCCATGAAACGGGACTTCAGCTGGGACAAACCGGCGCGCCAGTACCGGGAGCTGTACGGGAAGCTGGCGGGGGAGTGA